In the genome of Myroides phaeus, one region contains:
- a CDS encoding 2OG-Fe(II) oxygenase: MGDFEVNPFYELIIDDLVNRKYSVIDCFFSEEEINLLRANLFLKQDLENFKKAAIGQASEEQIVEEIRGDSILWLDEKKPDEVEKMYFDKVNTFIEYINRTCYLGIQEGEFHYACYPKGTFYKRHLDVFHTDTRRTLSVVLYLNEQDWTPANGGELALYLQNEDGTEREEIVQPLPGRLVVFDSKYIEHEVKMVNYPRYSITGWLKTR, translated from the coding sequence ATGGGTGATTTTGAAGTAAATCCATTTTATGAGTTAATTATAGACGATTTAGTAAATCGTAAATACTCAGTTATTGATTGTTTTTTCTCAGAAGAGGAGATCAATCTGCTTAGGGCAAATTTGTTTTTGAAACAAGATTTGGAAAATTTCAAAAAAGCAGCAATTGGGCAAGCTTCAGAAGAGCAAATAGTGGAAGAAATCCGTGGAGACTCTATTTTATGGCTTGATGAAAAGAAACCAGATGAAGTAGAGAAGATGTATTTTGATAAGGTTAATACCTTTATTGAATATATTAATCGCACCTGCTATTTGGGAATTCAAGAAGGGGAGTTTCATTATGCTTGTTACCCAAAAGGGACATTTTATAAAAGACATTTAGATGTTTTTCATACGGATACACGTAGAACCCTTTCAGTGGTGTTGTATTTGAATGAGCAAGACTGGACTCCTGCAAATGGTGGGGAGTTAGCTTTGTATCTTCAAAATGAAGATGGAACAGAAAGAGAAGAGATTGTTCAGCCTTTGCCAGGGCGTTTGGTTGTGTTTGATAGTAAGTATATTGAACACGAAGTTAAGATGGTAAATTATCCGAGATACAGTATCACAGGATGGTTAAAAACGAGATAA
- a CDS encoding PepSY-associated TM helix domain-containing protein — MNIRNYNKYFHLHTLSGIIITAVLFVFFFAGSFAFFKNEINNWQNNTPKGAFASNTLNYNTIADSLNNQYGLYGRNVSFRLGYKSRIIGLVVSPSKDTLNPKAAERGFVMYDTLSDESKSYAEQYSLGEFLYRLHFLAPVNSLANFSIPLGYLIAGIVAFTFLIALITGVLVHWQKIVSNFYVFRPWEKLKTVWTDLHTALGVLTSPFLFIFAISGSYFFLTSYFFANAIASLGYGGDTQKLQAEVGGRKGPKLEMSFTNTPLKQHVDINSYVQETLQKWEDGIITFVEVSNYGDQNMQVKLLGKVSEHKQFNSRGEIIYTVATGEIEEKANPNDSSTYSEVVSNLMYVLHFGSFGGYATRIIYFLIGIAGCFVIISGVLIWLVARDKKNVPEKKRKFNFWLTNIYLSICLSMYPVTALAFIAVKLNPTGGQTFIYSFYFYTWLALTIVLAARKSLYKTNRDCLLVGSAIGLLIPITNGIVTGTWFWTNWKNQYYDILIIDIFWIIIPCITLYAWYLVRKKQNKEV; from the coding sequence ATGAATATAAGAAACTACAATAAGTACTTTCACTTACATACCTTAAGTGGAATTATTATTACTGCAGTACTTTTCGTTTTCTTTTTTGCAGGTTCTTTTGCCTTCTTTAAAAACGAAATAAACAATTGGCAAAACAATACGCCAAAAGGAGCATTTGCTTCAAATACTCTTAACTATAATACTATTGCTGATTCCCTTAATAACCAATATGGTTTATACGGAAGAAACGTCAGCTTTAGACTTGGTTATAAAAGTCGCATAATCGGACTTGTAGTTTCTCCTTCAAAAGACACCCTTAATCCAAAAGCAGCTGAACGTGGGTTCGTAATGTATGATACCCTATCTGATGAAAGTAAAAGCTATGCAGAACAATACTCATTGGGTGAATTTCTATATCGTTTACACTTTTTAGCGCCTGTTAATAGTTTAGCAAACTTCAGTATACCTTTAGGATACTTAATTGCAGGAATCGTTGCTTTTACCTTTCTTATCGCTCTAATAACAGGAGTACTTGTACATTGGCAAAAAATAGTTTCTAATTTTTATGTTTTTAGACCTTGGGAAAAACTAAAAACAGTTTGGACTGATTTACACACAGCTTTAGGTGTATTAACTTCTCCATTCTTATTTATTTTTGCTATTTCTGGCTCTTATTTCTTCTTGACTTCTTACTTTTTTGCAAATGCGATAGCCTCGTTAGGATATGGAGGTGATACCCAAAAACTCCAAGCAGAAGTAGGTGGCAGAAAAGGCCCAAAATTAGAAATGTCTTTCACGAATACTCCCCTAAAACAACACGTTGACATCAATAGCTATGTACAAGAAACTTTACAAAAATGGGAAGATGGGATCATCACCTTTGTTGAAGTTAGTAATTATGGCGACCAAAATATGCAGGTTAAATTACTCGGAAAGGTTTCTGAACATAAACAATTCAACAGTAGAGGTGAAATCATTTATACAGTTGCAACCGGTGAAATAGAAGAAAAAGCTAATCCAAACGATAGCTCTACTTACAGTGAAGTAGTTTCAAACTTGATGTATGTGTTACACTTTGGTTCATTTGGAGGATATGCAACTCGCATTATTTACTTTTTAATTGGAATAGCAGGTTGTTTTGTGATTATTTCAGGGGTTTTAATATGGTTAGTAGCCAGAGATAAAAAGAATGTACCTGAGAAAAAGCGCAAGTTCAACTTCTGGTTAACCAATATATACTTGTCGATTTGCTTATCAATGTACCCCGTAACAGCTTTAGCGTTCATTGCAGTTAAGCTAAACCCAACGGGAGGACAAACTTTTATCTATTCGTTTTATTTCTACACTTGGCTTGCCTTGACAATTGTATTAGCAGCAAGAAAAAGCTTGTATAAAACAAATAGAGACTGCTTACTAGTAGGAAGTGCAATCGGTTTATTGATTCCAATTACAAATGGAATTGTAACAGGTACTTGGTTTTGGACAAATTGGAAAAATCAGTATTACGATATTCTTATCATTGATATCTTTTGGATTATCATTCCTTGCATCACTTTATACGCTTGGTATTTGGTGCGCAAAAAACAAAATAAAGAAGTTTAA
- a CDS encoding bestrophin family protein: MIVRNKKHILQMLFIWKGSVLKKIAPTLLAIFLFSWLVYFCHYLFPDVIIPLNVGAFALVGISLAIFLGFCNSAAYDRFWEGRKQWGSLVIHTRSLAFQIQNYIQENEQFTKKDKEEGIKLIFAFCYALNLQLREKQDYEILKKYLSQEVYDTLLTKKFKPTFLLNELTAWIAKQHREGRMDSITLTRIDENLDQMSIVLGACERIVHTKIPFVYFVILHRTVYIYCFILPFGLIDLIIWVMPFFVTFVAYTFIALDAVVAEIAEPFGEEENDLALDQMCANIEYSICEISDMPTPILLSHDHNYIVR; this comes from the coding sequence ATGATCGTTCGTAACAAGAAGCATATTTTACAAATGCTTTTTATCTGGAAGGGGTCTGTTTTGAAAAAAATTGCCCCTACTTTGTTAGCTATCTTTCTTTTTTCTTGGTTAGTTTATTTCTGTCACTATCTATTTCCTGATGTAATTATACCTTTAAATGTTGGAGCATTCGCTTTGGTGGGTATTTCATTAGCCATATTCTTAGGGTTTTGTAATAGCGCTGCTTATGACCGATTTTGGGAAGGTCGTAAACAGTGGGGGAGCTTAGTCATTCACACCCGTTCCTTAGCTTTCCAAATTCAAAACTATATTCAAGAAAACGAACAGTTTACCAAAAAAGACAAGGAGGAGGGAATTAAACTTATCTTTGCTTTTTGCTATGCGCTAAACTTGCAATTGAGAGAAAAGCAGGATTATGAAATCTTAAAAAAATATTTGTCGCAAGAGGTTTATGATACTTTGTTGACTAAAAAATTCAAACCAACTTTTTTATTGAATGAGTTGACTGCTTGGATTGCAAAGCAACATAGAGAAGGGCGTATGGATTCAATTACTTTGACAAGAATTGATGAGAATTTAGATCAAATGTCTATTGTACTTGGGGCTTGTGAGCGTATTGTACATACTAAAATTCCGTTTGTTTACTTCGTTATTCTACACCGTACCGTGTATATCTACTGCTTTATTCTTCCTTTTGGATTGATTGATTTAATCATTTGGGTAATGCCGTTTTTCGTAACGTTTGTAGCGTATACCTTTATTGCGTTAGATGCCGTTGTGGCTGAAATTGCAGAACCTTTTGGTGAAGAGGAAAACGATTTAGCATTAGATCAAATGTGCGCGAATATTGAGTATTCAATTTGTGAAATATCGGATATGCCAACGCCTATCTTATTGTCACACGACCACAATTATATCGTTAGATAA
- the nhaC gene encoding Na+/H+ antiporter NhaC — MEKIHDKAEKPITLLQSLIPVIILVALLAVNVFVFRDDALSGTNQFILLIGGAIATGVGLYNRVSYDKILNQITNNVKDTSGAVFILLLVGALSGTWLLSGIIPNMIYFGLKILHPAIYLPACVIITSIISIATGSSWTTSATVGIALVGIGNALGMPLGVIGGAVISGAYFGDKLSPLSDTTNLAPVMAGTDLFTHIKYMLYTTVPTYVVTLLLFIGLGIVYGTSGDVDTTETLKAISDTFLITPWLFVVPAFVIFLIVKKVQPIAALLIGTLLGGVFALIFQPSIVIAVSGGDEFNFYNAYKGVMLALTSDIRILSPLESLNGLFEAGGMASMLNTVWLILCAMFFGGAMEAIGALQKISMALLNIANNVFGLFASTVASCLAINVMTSDQYLSIVVPGKMFSEAYKAKDLAPENLSRTLEDSGTVTSVLIPWNTCGAYHSGVLGIPTMTYLPYAFFNYLSPFVTLLYAALNFKIRKLAKK; from the coding sequence ATGGAAAAAATTCACGACAAAGCAGAGAAACCAATCACATTACTTCAATCGCTAATACCTGTAATTATCTTAGTTGCCTTATTAGCTGTTAATGTGTTTGTATTCCGGGATGACGCGCTGTCGGGAACAAATCAGTTCATTTTACTTATAGGAGGAGCAATTGCTACAGGTGTTGGTTTATACAACAGAGTGTCTTATGACAAAATTCTGAACCAAATTACCAATAACGTTAAAGATACTTCTGGTGCTGTATTCATCTTATTATTAGTAGGTGCATTATCAGGAACGTGGCTATTAAGTGGTATTATCCCTAATATGATTTATTTCGGACTAAAAATATTACACCCTGCTATTTACTTACCTGCGTGTGTTATCATTACTTCTATCATTTCTATTGCTACAGGTAGTTCTTGGACTACTTCTGCAACAGTAGGTATTGCGTTAGTTGGAATTGGAAACGCTTTAGGTATGCCTTTAGGGGTTATCGGTGGAGCTGTTATCTCAGGAGCTTATTTTGGAGACAAATTATCGCCTCTTTCAGATACAACAAACTTAGCACCAGTAATGGCAGGAACAGATTTGTTTACTCACATTAAATATATGTTGTACACAACAGTACCTACTTATGTTGTAACCTTGTTATTATTCATTGGTTTGGGAATTGTTTACGGGACTTCTGGAGATGTAGATACAACAGAAACATTGAAAGCAATTTCAGATACTTTCTTAATTACGCCATGGTTATTTGTAGTTCCTGCGTTTGTAATCTTTTTAATTGTAAAAAAGGTACAACCTATTGCTGCCCTATTAATCGGTACTTTATTAGGAGGAGTGTTTGCTTTAATCTTCCAACCGTCAATTGTAATTGCAGTTTCAGGTGGAGACGAATTCAACTTCTACAATGCATATAAAGGAGTAATGCTTGCCTTAACGTCTGACATTAGAATCTTATCACCGCTTGAAAGTCTTAACGGATTATTTGAAGCAGGAGGAATGGCAAGTATGTTGAACACGGTTTGGTTGATCTTATGTGCTATGTTTTTTGGTGGTGCAATGGAAGCAATCGGAGCGTTACAGAAAATATCAATGGCCTTATTAAACATTGCCAACAATGTATTTGGATTATTTGCAAGTACTGTTGCCAGCTGTTTAGCGATTAACGTGATGACATCTGACCAATACTTGTCAATTGTAGTACCTGGTAAAATGTTTTCAGAGGCATATAAAGCAAAAGACTTAGCGCCAGAAAACTTAAGTAGAACATTAGAAGATTCAGGAACAGTAACATCAGTTCTTATTCCGTGGAATACTTGTGGAGCATATCACTCTGGGGTATTGGGAATTCCGACTATGACTTACCTACCATACGCATTCTTTAATTATTTGAGCCCTTTCGTAACGCTACTATACGCTGCGTTAAATTTCAAAATTAGAAAACTCGCAAAAAAATAA
- a CDS encoding peroxiredoxin, whose product MSLVGKKFPNITVDAMSEMGDDLKINIFEEATKNNKKVLLFWYPKDFTFVCPTELHAFQAALPEFEKRNTMVIGASCDTNEVHFAWLNTAKDNGGIEGVTYPIVSDAQRNLSSVLGILDIENEVYNEELDSVQIEGSNVTYRATYLVDESGKIFHESVNDMPLGRNVQEYIRLIDAYTHVQTHGEVCPANWEEGKQAMNADRKGVAEYLSKN is encoded by the coding sequence ATGTCTTTAGTAGGTAAAAAATTTCCAAACATTACAGTTGACGCAATGTCAGAAATGGGTGACGATTTAAAAATCAACATTTTTGAAGAAGCTACAAAAAATAACAAAAAAGTATTATTATTCTGGTATCCAAAAGATTTTACTTTTGTTTGTCCTACAGAATTACACGCTTTCCAAGCTGCTTTACCTGAGTTCGAAAAAAGAAACACAATGGTAATCGGTGCTTCTTGTGATACTAACGAAGTACACTTTGCTTGGTTAAACACTGCAAAAGATAACGGAGGAATCGAAGGAGTAACTTACCCAATCGTTTCTGACGCTCAAAGAAACTTATCTTCAGTTTTAGGTATCTTAGATATTGAAAACGAAGTTTATAACGAAGAATTAGATTCAGTTCAAATCGAAGGATCTAACGTAACTTACAGAGCTACTTACTTAGTAGACGAGTCAGGAAAAATCTTCCACGAATCAGTTAACGATATGCCATTAGGAAGAAACGTACAAGAGTACATCAGATTAATCGATGCTTACACTCACGTACAAACTCATGGTGAAGTATGTCCAGCTAACTGGGAAGAAGGTAAACAAGCAATGAACGCTGACAGAAAAGGTGTTGCTGAATACTTAAGTAAAAACTAA
- a CDS encoding thioredoxin family protein, with translation MLLELDKDNLQEIVNSNEKVVVQYAASWCGNCRIMKPKFKKLANEKEGMTFVIADAENFPESRQLADVSNLPTFATFVNGKLVNQTQTNKAEVLNELVNEIA, from the coding sequence ATGCTTTTAGAACTAGATAAAGATAATTTACAAGAGATTGTAAATTCAAATGAAAAAGTAGTTGTTCAATATGCAGCTTCTTGGTGTGGTAACTGTAGAATCATGAAACCAAAATTCAAAAAATTGGCTAATGAGAAAGAAGGAATGACTTTCGTTATTGCGGATGCTGAGAACTTCCCTGAGTCAAGACAATTGGCTGATGTAAGTAACTTACCAACTTTCGCTACATTTGTTAACGGAAAATTAGTGAACCAAACTCAGACTAACAAGGCTGAAGTATTGAACGAATTAGTTAACGAAATTGCTTAA
- a CDS encoding DUF6952 family protein, whose protein sequence is MKLPVIKHLTQFIEENDQDYVIETIEVLENLTEVPSLKDEELDVIGEIISNMYGALEVQKLMKDGATQKEALNSFMKRVLGSIDK, encoded by the coding sequence ATGAAATTACCTGTTATCAAGCATTTAACTCAATTTATTGAGGAGAATGACCAAGATTATGTAATCGAAACTATTGAGGTATTAGAAAACCTTACTGAAGTTCCTTCTTTGAAAGATGAAGAGCTTGACGTAATTGGTGAAATTATCTCTAATATGTACGGAGCACTTGAAGTTCAGAAATTAATGAAAGACGGTGCAACGCAAAAAGAAGCTTTAAATAGCTTTATGAAAAGAGTTTTAGGATCAATTGATAAATAA
- the tpx gene encoding thiol peroxidase gives MATVTLKNTPVQTVGELPAVNTIAPNFELVGAGLADKKLADYAGKKVILNIFPSVDTATCATSVRHFNQDAAKLENTVVLCISRDLPFAQGRFCGAEGIENVEMLSDFRDGQFGKDYGVLFADGPLKGLLSRSIVVINEEGKVIYTEQVAETADEPNYDKALTALK, from the coding sequence ATGGCAACAGTTACACTAAAAAATACTCCTGTTCAAACAGTTGGTGAATTACCAGCAGTGAACACAATTGCTCCTAATTTTGAATTAGTTGGAGCTGGATTAGCAGACAAAAAACTTGCTGATTACGCAGGAAAGAAAGTAATCTTAAACATCTTTCCAAGTGTTGATACAGCTACTTGTGCTACATCTGTTAGACATTTTAACCAAGATGCTGCTAAATTAGAAAACACAGTTGTATTGTGTATCTCAAGAGATTTACCATTTGCACAAGGACGTTTCTGTGGTGCAGAAGGAATTGAAAATGTAGAAATGTTGTCTGACTTTAGAGACGGACAATTTGGAAAAGATTACGGTGTATTGTTCGCAGATGGTCCATTAAAAGGATTATTATCGAGATCAATCGTTGTTATCAATGAAGAAGGAAAAGTAATCTATACTGAACAAGTTGCTGAAACAGCAGATGAACCTAATTACGACAAAGCATTAACAGCTTTAAAATAA
- a CDS encoding FtsK/SpoIIIE family DNA translocase: MEKDNKTKKKTTTTKDPVKKYDTSVLRNSKFLITILLIISGIALCLSFISYIVTGIEDQSNLALLGDREAAVENWLGKVGAYFAHIFIFKGFGIASFFFAKMLVHSGVYAFFDIAAKRIKRMIFWDLSSMLLFSVFFGFFWNNNPILGGTVGYELNHYFTDYLGTAGTVLLLLFLGFSFILFRFRLSPTAIKEKLSAWPEMFKNIRKKHLEDPKTFDAPNTAKTTEKATPTPQKVAEPIINQEKSKENFSIQTPVEPQQSVIVEHKNVKPTIEHSSELNLDVKSSTKEKDTSFEGMILDTPTDEFVIETPMEESTVEENLAAKLVRDFGEFDPTLDLSNYQFPSIDLLKDYGTGGITINQEELEENKNRIVDTLKNYKIDIAQIKATVGPTVTLYEIVPEAGVRISKIKNLEDDIALSLSALGIRIIAPIPGRGTIGIEVPNNKPSIVSMRSVIASPKFQNAEMELPVALGKTISNETFVVDLAKMPHLLMAGATGQGKSVGLNALLTSLLYKKHPAEVKFVLVDPKKVELTLFNKIERHYLAKLPDSEDAIITDNTKVINTLNSLCIEMDNRYTLLKDAMVRNIKEYNEKFKQRKLNPENGHRFLPYIVLVVDEFADLIMTAGKEVETPIARLAQLARAIGIHLIIATQRPSVNVITGIIKANFPARVAFRVTSKIDSRTILDQQGADQLIGRGDLLYTQGNELVRVQCAFVDTPEVERLTNYIGSQKAYPDAYLLPEFVGEDGGTGIDVDISERDALFRDAAEIIVTAQQGSASLLQRKLKLGYNRAGRIIDQLEASGIVGPFEGSKARSVLIPDLIALEQFFENEQNRN; this comes from the coding sequence ATGGAAAAAGATAATAAAACAAAAAAGAAAACAACTACAACAAAAGATCCTGTTAAAAAATATGATACTTCTGTTCTAAGAAACAGTAAGTTCCTTATTACTATCCTATTAATCATTAGTGGAATTGCTTTGTGTTTAAGCTTTATCTCATATATAGTAACAGGAATTGAAGATCAAAGCAACCTTGCATTATTAGGTGATAGAGAAGCTGCAGTAGAAAACTGGTTAGGTAAAGTAGGTGCGTATTTTGCACATATTTTTATTTTCAAAGGTTTTGGTATTGCCTCTTTCTTCTTTGCTAAAATGTTAGTTCACAGTGGTGTTTATGCTTTCTTTGATATTGCTGCCAAAAGAATTAAGCGAATGATCTTTTGGGACTTATCTTCTATGTTGTTGTTCTCTGTATTCTTTGGTTTTTTCTGGAATAACAATCCTATTTTAGGAGGAACTGTTGGTTATGAACTTAATCATTATTTTACGGATTACCTTGGAACGGCAGGAACTGTATTGTTGCTACTATTCTTAGGGTTTTCGTTTATCCTTTTTCGCTTTAGACTTTCTCCTACTGCAATTAAAGAGAAACTTAGCGCATGGCCTGAAATGTTTAAAAACATTAGAAAAAAGCATTTAGAAGATCCAAAAACATTTGACGCTCCTAACACTGCTAAGACAACTGAAAAGGCTACACCTACCCCACAAAAAGTAGCTGAGCCTATTATAAATCAAGAGAAATCGAAGGAAAACTTTAGCATTCAAACTCCTGTTGAACCACAACAAAGTGTTATTGTTGAGCATAAAAATGTAAAACCAACTATTGAGCATAGTTCTGAACTTAACCTTGATGTTAAATCATCGACAAAAGAAAAAGACACTTCTTTTGAAGGTATGATTTTAGACACGCCAACAGATGAATTTGTCATTGAAACTCCAATGGAGGAAAGTACGGTTGAAGAAAACTTAGCAGCAAAATTAGTACGAGATTTTGGAGAGTTTGACCCTACTTTAGACTTATCAAATTATCAATTCCCTTCTATTGACTTATTAAAAGACTATGGAACAGGTGGTATTACAATCAACCAAGAGGAATTAGAAGAAAATAAAAATAGAATTGTAGATACACTTAAAAACTATAAGATTGACATTGCTCAAATTAAGGCAACTGTAGGTCCTACTGTAACCTTATATGAAATTGTACCAGAAGCAGGTGTAAGAATTTCAAAAATTAAAAACTTAGAAGATGATATTGCGCTGTCATTATCAGCTTTAGGTATTCGTATTATTGCTCCTATTCCAGGTAGAGGTACCATTGGTATTGAGGTACCAAACAACAAACCTTCTATAGTATCAATGAGAAGTGTTATCGCATCTCCAAAATTTCAAAATGCAGAAATGGAATTACCAGTTGCACTTGGTAAAACGATTTCTAACGAAACATTTGTAGTTGACTTAGCAAAAATGCCTCACTTACTGATGGCAGGAGCAACAGGACAAGGTAAATCTGTTGGTTTGAATGCCTTACTGACTTCTCTGTTATACAAAAAACACCCAGCGGAAGTTAAGTTTGTATTGGTTGACCCGAAAAAAGTAGAATTGACGTTATTTAATAAAATTGAACGTCACTATTTAGCTAAACTTCCAGATTCAGAAGATGCGATCATTACAGATAACACCAAAGTTATCAATACCTTAAATTCGTTGTGTATAGAGATGGATAATCGCTACACATTGTTGAAAGATGCAATGGTTAGAAACATTAAAGAATACAATGAGAAATTTAAACAACGTAAATTAAATCCTGAAAACGGACACCGCTTTTTACCTTATATCGTATTAGTAGTAGATGAGTTTGCCGATTTAATTATGACAGCTGGTAAAGAAGTTGAAACGCCAATTGCTCGTTTAGCACAATTAGCACGTGCTATTGGTATTCACTTGATTATTGCTACACAACGTCCGTCTGTAAACGTAATTACAGGTATTATTAAAGCCAATTTCCCTGCAAGGGTTGCTTTCCGTGTAACTTCTAAAATTGACTCACGTACAATTTTAGATCAACAAGGAGCTGACCAATTAATTGGACGAGGAGATTTACTATACACACAAGGGAACGAATTAGTACGTGTTCAGTGTGCTTTTGTAGATACACCAGAAGTAGAGAGATTAACCAATTACATCGGTTCACAAAAAGCATATCCAGACGCATACTTACTGCCAGAATTTGTAGGCGAAGACGGTGGCACAGGTATTGATGTAGATATTAGTGAGCGTGACGCATTGTTCAGAGATGCAGCTGAAATTATTGTAACAGCACAACAAGGTTCTGCTTCCCTATTACAACGTAAATTGAAATTAGGGTATAATAGAGCTGGTCGTATCATTGATCAATTAGAAGCCTCAGGAATTGTAGGCCCGTTTGAAGGAAGCAAAGCAAGAAGCGTACTCATCCCAGACTTAATCGCTTTAGAGCAGTTTTTTGAAAACGAGCAAAACAGAAACTAA
- a CDS encoding LolA family protein, with the protein MKKIIAFICVSLITFSASAQTSQRAKNYLQEVTKKFNSYKNVVIDFSFTSRNDKNASKNYDSNGHIDIQKDLYYLDFMGMKKFYDGKKIYTVSPEDEEVTISNYDPESTEGILPSHMLTFFNTGYNFQWDILQNLKGRKIQYIKLIPTNKNSVIKEVLLGIDDETKNVYNKIQVNKDGSKSTITVNSFKTNQPISKNHFTFTESMYPNYYINKID; encoded by the coding sequence ATGAAAAAAATTATTGCCTTTATATGCGTTTCGCTAATTACATTTAGCGCATCTGCACAAACAAGCCAAAGAGCAAAAAATTATTTACAAGAAGTAACTAAAAAGTTTAACTCATACAAAAATGTTGTAATTGACTTCTCTTTCACTTCAAGAAATGACAAGAATGCAAGTAAAAATTACGACAGTAACGGACATATTGACATTCAGAAAGACTTGTACTACTTAGACTTTATGGGTATGAAGAAATTCTACGACGGTAAAAAAATATACACCGTAAGTCCTGAAGATGAAGAAGTAACTATTTCAAATTATGACCCTGAAAGTACGGAAGGAATTCTACCATCACATATGTTAACTTTTTTCAATACGGGATATAACTTTCAATGGGATATTCTTCAAAACTTGAAAGGAAGAAAAATCCAATACATCAAATTAATACCTACTAACAAAAATTCTGTAATCAAAGAAGTCTTGTTAGGAATAGACGATGAAACGAAAAATGTTTACAACAAAATTCAAGTAAATAAAGATGGTTCAAAATCAACGATAACGGTTAATTCTTTTAAAACAAATCAACCTATATCAAAAAATCATTTTACCTTTACAGAATCAATGTACCCTAATTACTACATTAACAAAATAGATTAG